Proteins found in one Leptospira neocaledonica genomic segment:
- the aroC gene encoding chorismate synthase, with the protein MPSSWGKIFKVSTFGESHGEAVGVVVEGVPAGIPIRLEEIQKDLNRRRPGQSNLTTPRDESDTVRVLSGVFEGKTIGSPIALIVNNQNTISKDYENLRETFRPSHADYTYQTKYGFRAHVGGGRSSVRETIARVAAGAIARMILEDDLGIKTVAWVDTIGTISSEIAEINYPKTREEVDVNEVRCPDSRAADKMRSLILEMKEAGDSVGGIIRSASYNLPPGLGDPVYDKLDGDIAKAILSIPACKGFEVGSGFSGTLLTGSTHNDEFYVEEGSGRVRTRTNNSGGLQGGISNGETLVVRAAFKPTSTIFKKQNTVNIEGKETTLEAKGRHDPCVLPRAVPIVEAAINLVLVDAYLYQRAMNPQWFQKWAKIPDYYRDLKL; encoded by the coding sequence ATGCCTTCCAGTTGGGGTAAAATATTCAAAGTCAGTACGTTCGGAGAATCTCATGGCGAAGCCGTGGGAGTTGTTGTAGAAGGAGTTCCAGCAGGAATTCCGATCCGATTGGAAGAAATCCAAAAGGATTTAAACAGAAGAAGACCCGGACAAAGTAATCTTACGACTCCTCGGGACGAATCGGATACGGTTCGAGTTCTCTCCGGTGTTTTTGAAGGAAAAACGATCGGAAGTCCGATCGCATTGATCGTAAACAATCAGAACACGATCTCTAAAGATTACGAAAATTTAAGAGAAACATTCCGTCCTTCTCATGCAGATTATACATATCAGACTAAATACGGATTCCGTGCTCACGTAGGAGGAGGAAGATCCTCCGTTAGAGAAACGATTGCGAGAGTAGCTGCCGGTGCGATTGCTAGAATGATCTTAGAAGACGATCTAGGTATAAAAACAGTCGCTTGGGTAGACACAATCGGAACCATCTCTTCCGAAATTGCGGAAATCAATTATCCTAAAACCAGGGAAGAAGTAGATGTAAACGAAGTTCGTTGCCCAGACTCCCGGGCCGCGGATAAAATGCGTTCTCTCATCCTCGAAATGAAAGAAGCAGGCGATAGCGTAGGCGGGATCATCCGCTCCGCTTCCTATAATCTTCCTCCAGGTCTTGGAGATCCTGTTTACGATAAACTGGATGGCGACATAGCAAAGGCTATTCTTTCCATTCCTGCCTGCAAAGGTTTCGAAGTGGGTTCGGGGTTTTCTGGAACTCTTCTAACCGGAAGTACTCATAATGACGAGTTTTATGTGGAAGAAGGAAGTGGAAGAGTTCGCACCCGTACAAATAATTCCGGAGGACTCCAAGGTGGGATTTCTAACGGAGAAACTTTGGTGGTCCGGGCTGCTTTTAAACCTACTTCTACTATTTTCAAAAAACAAAATACTGTAAATATCGAAGGCAAAGAAACTACTTTGGAAGCAAAGGGTCGTCACGATCCATGCGTTCTTCCAAGAGCAGTTCCGATTGTGGAAGCTGCGATAAACCTGGTTCTAGTAGATGCGTATCTTTACCAAAGGGCGATGAATCCTCAGTGGTTTCAGAAATGGGCCAAAATTCCGGATTATTACAGAGATTTAAAACTCTGA
- a CDS encoding HD-GYP domain-containing protein produces the protein MDAARDLQKFDFTEEVIQHFRENRIIPVDFYNKHGQILIHKKDMASGDDISRLQKFEKQGIYFLTAEISKIHPGSNKKSSLDPSFDKLINPTLTLDMSRGATDLLSDIKKFPLNGDHVKEINKSINAVLDDFKTSPNMETGLVNIIEVMKNAGMPVDSEVLTKRTVIAMALKVRAAKVFTKVDMEQKKTEQMNLMMASYLADIGYTQMKIPTHANLKPEELEYIKNHPIISYLMIANLPEIEDPVKAVVLNHHRPHRGEGMNNNYPQTKPLVQKLQGYREKYKDDFRKNLLATDIQRQVKSILTNAISYEDIGILSIAGEFASLTTPQPWRQPMDGLKAMKLILNNSFFAYNEKTLKDFFDHVGLSLCDNQPFVKIGDYVIVASQDSNRKVFFEICIIKESHKNSIRPMLERIGTIRPKFANNGKIRISGFEMGSLTVDRRRAIFNLERNADPRRIIYLVDPEIDPEFFDSLDRKVRETYPSRTSSDPDSASKAPVS, from the coding sequence ATGGACGCAGCCAGAGATTTACAAAAGTTCGATTTTACGGAAGAAGTGATCCAACACTTCCGAGAAAATAGAATTATACCTGTCGATTTTTATAATAAACACGGACAGATCCTGATCCACAAAAAGGATATGGCGTCTGGAGACGATATCAGTCGTCTTCAAAAATTCGAAAAACAAGGTATCTATTTTTTAACTGCCGAGATCTCTAAGATCCATCCCGGTTCTAACAAAAAAAGTTCCTTAGATCCTTCTTTCGATAAACTTATTAATCCTACACTCACTTTGGATATGTCCAGAGGAGCGACTGATCTATTATCCGATATCAAAAAGTTTCCGTTAAACGGAGACCATGTAAAAGAGATCAACAAATCCATAAACGCAGTCTTAGATGACTTTAAAACTTCTCCTAATATGGAGACCGGACTAGTCAATATTATAGAAGTGATGAAGAATGCGGGTATGCCCGTGGATTCCGAAGTCCTGACCAAAAGGACAGTGATCGCGATGGCATTGAAGGTAAGAGCTGCAAAAGTTTTTACCAAGGTGGATATGGAGCAGAAGAAGACAGAACAGATGAATCTGATGATGGCTTCTTACCTTGCTGATATCGGTTACACTCAGATGAAGATTCCGACTCACGCGAATCTAAAACCAGAAGAGTTGGAGTATATCAAAAACCATCCGATCATAAGCTACTTGATGATTGCTAATCTTCCGGAGATCGAAGATCCTGTTAAGGCGGTAGTTTTAAATCATCATAGACCTCATCGTGGGGAAGGGATGAATAATAATTATCCACAAACCAAACCTTTGGTGCAAAAACTCCAAGGGTATCGAGAAAAGTATAAAGACGATTTTCGTAAAAATCTTTTAGCAACCGATATCCAAAGACAAGTAAAGTCCATTCTTACGAACGCAATCTCTTACGAAGATATCGGGATTCTTTCTATTGCGGGAGAATTCGCTTCTTTGACGACTCCTCAGCCTTGGAGACAACCGATGGATGGTCTCAAGGCTATGAAACTGATCTTGAACAATAGTTTCTTCGCTTATAATGAAAAAACGCTGAAAGACTTTTTCGATCACGTAGGACTTTCCTTATGTGATAACCAACCTTTCGTTAAGATTGGAGATTACGTTATTGTCGCTTCCCAGGATTCGAATCGTAAGGTCTTCTTTGAAATCTGTATCATTAAAGAATCTCACAAAAATTCCATCCGACCGATGTTGGAGAGAATCGGAACTATCCGACCGAAGTTCGCAAACAATGGAAAGATCAGGATCTCCGGCTTCGAGATGGGCAGCTTGACTGTGGACAGAAGACGAGCAATTTTTAACTTAGAGCGTAACGCAGACCCGAGAAGGATCATCTATTTAGTGGATCCGGAAATCGATCCTGAGTTTTTTGACTCTCTGGATCGTAAAGTAAGGGAAACATATCCCTCTAGGACTTCTTCCGATCCGGATTCTGCCTCTAAAGCACCTGTTTCTTGA
- a CDS encoding SET domain-containing protein — protein sequence MLKVPTYVAESPIGGLGVFAGRDIEEGELVWEFHPKTVWTLTEKEVQSLPERLQNLIYTYSYLFEGQWYFCVDNSRFMNHSDQANTLEDKSGVRGASNPLGRDRAVRKILKDEELTCNYKEFDQNWKDKLPS from the coding sequence ATGCTGAAAGTGCCGACTTACGTTGCTGAGTCTCCAATCGGAGGACTCGGAGTTTTTGCAGGTAGAGATATAGAAGAAGGTGAACTCGTGTGGGAGTTTCACCCTAAAACCGTTTGGACCCTAACAGAGAAAGAAGTACAATCTCTTCCTGAAAGGCTCCAAAATCTGATCTATACATATTCTTATTTGTTCGAAGGACAATGGTACTTCTGCGTGGATAATTCCCGCTTCATGAATCATAGCGACCAAGCAAACACCTTAGAAGATAAAAGCGGGGTCCGGGGAGCAAGTAATCCTTTAGGAAGGGACAGAGCTGTCCGCAAGATCCTAAAGGACGAAGAATTAACCTGCAATTATAAGGAATTCGATCAGAACTGGAAGGATAAACTTCCTTCTTAA
- a CDS encoding 2Fe-2S iron-sulfur cluster-binding protein, with translation MVKIKIDGIEYEVDEKKNLISAAKDAGVDIPFFCYHPKLSVVGMCRMCLIEIEGIPRLQVACNTKVTEGLSIVTKSDRVKEAREGTMEFLLANHPLDCPVCDKAGECQLQDNSFKEGKGNSRFTLEKRNIPQEEIGSNLIINHNRCIVCYRCVRFEEEMVGESNLGLFERGYHSIIGLAKEEPINHNYQGALADICPVGALLNNKTLFKSRVWWYKSEESVCTGCSTGCKTYTNVRDNKMFRYMPRIDEEKDQYFLCDKGRFDVDWLNTNRLFSFYKNGETSISSTVLDEISEKISKSKKIAVIGGAHESDQNLKSIKESLSKLGVAVVTEARVSSEQYKEPEQVDFLYTTDKRPNTKGAVEAGFISAEGIDSIRSAASKGEFDLIFVIKEKASEILAGVPSESIVILETNLTEDATKAKYSVPIKAYSEQSGSFTNKKGWSQNFNKSMEAPKGLSSSAEIFSLLEKKTLELRSNLREAAVGNR, from the coding sequence GTGGTCAAGATAAAGATAGACGGGATCGAATACGAGGTCGACGAGAAAAAAAATCTGATATCCGCCGCTAAAGATGCCGGAGTGGATATTCCGTTTTTCTGTTATCATCCTAAATTATCCGTGGTGGGCATGTGCCGCATGTGTCTCATCGAGATAGAAGGGATTCCCCGTTTACAAGTTGCCTGCAATACTAAGGTCACCGAAGGACTTTCTATCGTCACGAAAAGCGATAGAGTCAAAGAAGCAAGAGAAGGAACGATGGAATTCCTACTCGCAAACCACCCATTAGACTGTCCCGTCTGTGATAAGGCCGGCGAATGCCAACTCCAAGATAATTCCTTTAAAGAAGGGAAAGGAAATTCAAGATTCACATTAGAAAAAAGGAATATTCCTCAAGAAGAGATCGGTTCTAATTTAATTATCAATCACAATCGTTGTATCGTATGTTATCGCTGTGTTCGTTTTGAAGAAGAAATGGTGGGAGAGTCCAATCTTGGGCTATTCGAAAGAGGATATCATTCCATCATAGGTCTTGCAAAAGAAGAACCTATCAATCACAACTACCAAGGTGCGCTTGCTGATATCTGCCCGGTCGGAGCATTATTAAATAATAAAACATTATTTAAATCGAGAGTCTGGTGGTACAAATCGGAAGAATCCGTTTGTACCGGCTGTAGCACAGGTTGTAAAACTTATACAAATGTACGGGACAATAAAATGTTCCGCTATATGCCTCGTATAGATGAGGAGAAGGACCAATATTTCCTTTGTGATAAAGGACGATTCGATGTGGATTGGCTGAATACAAATCGGTTATTCTCTTTCTATAAAAATGGAGAAACAAGTATCAGCAGTACTGTTTTAGATGAAATTTCTGAAAAAATTTCAAAATCCAAAAAGATCGCTGTGATTGGTGGAGCTCACGAGTCGGATCAGAACTTAAAATCTATTAAAGAATCTTTATCCAAACTTGGCGTTGCAGTCGTAACCGAAGCTAGAGTAAGTTCCGAACAATATAAAGAACCTGAACAAGTCGATTTCTTGTACACGACTGATAAAAGACCGAACACTAAGGGTGCAGTAGAAGCAGGCTTTATTTCTGCCGAAGGAATTGATTCCATTCGTTCGGCAGCTTCTAAGGGTGAATTCGATCTGATCTTTGTAATTAAAGAAAAAGCTTCCGAAATCTTGGCTGGCGTTCCTTCTGAATCTATTGTAATCTTAGAAACGAATCTTACGGAAGATGCGACTAAAGCAAAATATTCCGTGCCGATCAAAGCCTATTCAGAACAAAGCGGAAGTTTTACAAATAAGAAGGGATGGTCCCAGAACTTCAATAAATCTATGGAAGCACCAAAAGGTTTATCAAGCTCTGCGGAAATTTTCTCTTTATTGGAAAAGAAAACGTTAGAATTACGTTCTAACCTTAGAGAGGCAGCAGTTGGGAACCGTTAA
- a CDS encoding ACT domain-containing protein, with amino-acid sequence MIEFNYKEEYGVYRVTLKTSETAPGTLHKMVKAMFFMGFEILSGDIRTIKDGDSMISYDEFLLRSPETDSKIKASKLGILMSSVFSDDNALEEMIQTSSEIDIRNTFYLGQDSQLEFEDVPGNSATKFYLEAPDRKGLLYFVTGVLKDLGINILSGEVRTDGKSLKAQDTFILTDSRTGIGFAGSSTEERIRRYILQSSLNQV; translated from the coding sequence ATGATAGAATTTAACTACAAAGAAGAATACGGAGTCTACAGAGTTACACTTAAGACTTCTGAGACTGCCCCAGGAACCCTTCATAAAATGGTGAAGGCAATGTTCTTTATGGGATTTGAGATCCTTTCCGGAGATATTCGCACGATCAAAGATGGCGACTCCATGATCAGCTACGACGAATTTCTTCTCAGGTCACCTGAAACAGATTCTAAAATCAAAGCATCCAAACTCGGCATCTTAATGTCTTCTGTCTTTTCCGATGATAATGCGTTGGAAGAGATGATCCAAACCTCAAGTGAAATAGACATTCGAAATACATTTTATCTAGGACAAGATTCTCAATTGGAGTTTGAGGACGTTCCTGGCAATTCTGCTACAAAATTCTACTTAGAAGCTCCAGACAGAAAAGGGTTATTATACTTTGTGACCGGAGTTCTGAAGGATCTCGGGATCAATATTCTTTCCGGAGAAGTTAGAACGGACGGTAAATCCTTAAAAGCCCAGGACACATTCATATTAACCGACTCTCGTACAGGAATCGGTTTTGCAGGAAGCTCCACAGAAGAAAGGATCCGAAGATATATTCTGCAAAGCAGCTTAAATCAAGTTTGA
- a CDS encoding ABC transporter ATP-binding protein, with product MTNKQKFTEGFKFGKTQATYSNTKSAGPKVPQGSQAARGSYSSSLGPSFAGNEPSSESPLLVLLGLGRYFKNYKVRLGIVLGLLFTEIIVYSAIPFSFKFLIDEALIGKNETVLYITGALLIGGTILITAAGTFRDYLYNWVSARAIRDMREELFIHLQRVNLDFYANTRLGDVLSRFSTDLTALENAVLALIPWGISPLLEAIFGTALLFALDWKLGAIATLIWPITFLGPVFFSTRSTAASYERKIEEAKVLTAVEESISAQNLIRVYDLDGAFWDKFKGNCEKLFHVSLRLGLTNSYLERSASGGILLLQAVLLISGAWFAFHGMVSVGALAAFLPPFLNLSYSLLYVSQYFPTMNQASGSARRILEILRTPTFESEGGERPFAPSELQNSIKLEDLHFRYKGRTKNLSGVNLEIQKGTYTVILGQSGSGKSTILKFILGMMEPNQGKVTLDGIAMEKIRLDALHSMIGIVFQDTFLFHTSILENIRMGRPDATPEEAIEAAKLAEIHEFISALPDGYETIAGDKGSKLSGGEKQRIALARALVRNPQILLLDEATSALDPITEARILKTLQKLREGRTIVSVTHRLTGLHAADQVVVLKNGSLEPYPSPENDSLSAAAIGL from the coding sequence ATGACAAATAAACAGAAATTTACCGAAGGATTCAAATTCGGAAAAACGCAGGCGACGTATTCTAACACAAAATCGGCCGGACCTAAGGTTCCACAAGGAAGCCAGGCTGCTAGAGGCTCTTATTCTTCCTCTTTAGGGCCAAGTTTTGCAGGAAACGAACCTTCTTCCGAATCTCCTTTGCTAGTCCTTCTAGGTTTAGGCAGATATTTTAAGAATTATAAAGTACGACTGGGCATCGTTTTAGGCCTTCTTTTTACCGAAATCATCGTTTATTCTGCGATTCCTTTCTCTTTTAAGTTTTTGATCGACGAAGCTTTAATCGGAAAGAATGAAACAGTTCTCTACATAACTGGTGCTCTACTGATTGGAGGCACGATCTTAATTACTGCCGCAGGGACATTCAGAGATTATTTATACAATTGGGTCTCTGCTCGTGCTATAAGAGATATGAGAGAAGAGTTATTCATTCATTTACAAAGAGTGAATTTAGACTTTTACGCAAATACTCGTCTAGGAGATGTGCTCTCAAGATTCTCAACCGACCTGACTGCATTAGAAAACGCAGTGCTTGCACTCATTCCTTGGGGAATTTCTCCGTTACTGGAAGCAATTTTCGGAACTGCCTTATTATTCGCTCTAGATTGGAAGTTGGGAGCAATTGCCACCTTGATTTGGCCGATCACTTTTTTAGGTCCTGTATTTTTCTCCACTAGATCAACCGCAGCAAGCTACGAAAGAAAGATAGAAGAAGCCAAGGTACTCACTGCTGTCGAAGAATCTATCTCTGCTCAAAATCTGATTCGAGTCTACGATTTGGATGGAGCATTCTGGGATAAATTCAAAGGGAACTGTGAGAAACTATTTCATGTTTCTTTAAGATTAGGGCTGACTAATTCTTATTTAGAACGTTCTGCCTCCGGCGGGATCCTTCTTTTGCAGGCGGTACTTTTGATTTCGGGAGCTTGGTTCGCATTCCACGGAATGGTGAGTGTGGGAGCTTTGGCGGCTTTTCTTCCTCCTTTCTTGAACTTGTCTTATTCTCTATTGTATGTATCCCAATATTTTCCTACGATGAACCAAGCAAGCGGTTCCGCTAGAAGAATATTAGAGATCTTAAGAACTCCTACCTTCGAATCCGAAGGAGGAGAACGTCCATTTGCACCTTCTGAATTGCAAAATTCTATCAAACTAGAAGATTTACATTTCCGTTATAAAGGTAGAACCAAGAATTTAAGCGGAGTCAATCTGGAGATCCAAAAAGGAACTTATACTGTTATCCTTGGACAAAGTGGTTCAGGAAAAAGTACCATTCTCAAATTTATCCTAGGAATGATGGAACCGAACCAAGGAAAAGTTACTTTGGACGGTATTGCAATGGAGAAGATCCGTTTGGATGCACTTCATTCCATGATTGGTATCGTATTCCAAGATACTTTCCTATTCCATACCAGCATTCTGGAAAACATTCGTATGGGGCGCCCGGACGCAACCCCGGAAGAAGCGATCGAAGCTGCAAAACTTGCCGAGATCCATGAATTCATTTCTGCACTTCCTGACGGATACGAAACCATAGCAGGGGACAAGGGTTCTAAACTCTCAGGCGGAGAAAAACAGAGGATCGCATTGGCAAGAGCGTTGGTAAGAAATCCTCAAATTCTTCTCCTGGATGAAGCGACTTCCGCATTGGATCCGATCACAGAAGCAAGGATCTTAAAGACTCTCCAAAAATTGAGAGAAGGTAGAACAATCGTTTCCGTGACCCATAGATTGACCGGTTTACATGCCGCAGACCAAGTAGTAGTCTTGAAAAACGGAAGTTTGGAACCTTATCCTTCTCCGGAAAATGATTCACTTTCCGCGGCCGCAATCGGATTGTAG
- a CDS encoding NuoI/complex I 23 kDa subunit family protein: protein MGTVNVINVAAKHKPAWYQRLYSYSIANGLWITLKHFIKAAFLKGAVTLEFPEKKRKFSPRFRGMHTMKRDEIGRERCTSCFCCMWICPADAIKIEAGHVTPEIQHLHPEDKFAKKFEIDLLRCIFCGMCEEACPKGAIYLDGPAEMAADNREDLILTKERMMQKVGGPILGERL from the coding sequence TTGGGAACCGTTAATGTAATTAATGTAGCGGCAAAACATAAACCCGCTTGGTACCAAAGGTTATATTCCTATTCCATTGCGAATGGGTTATGGATTACTTTAAAACATTTTATTAAAGCAGCTTTTCTAAAGGGTGCAGTCACATTAGAATTCCCTGAAAAGAAAAGAAAGTTCTCTCCTCGTTTCCGTGGGATGCATACCATGAAACGCGATGAGATAGGCAGAGAAAGATGTACCAGCTGTTTCTGTTGTATGTGGATTTGCCCTGCAGACGCTATTAAGATAGAAGCAGGACATGTAACTCCTGAGATTCAACATCTTCATCCGGAAGATAAGTTTGCTAAAAAGTTCGAGATAGACTTATTACGTTGTATATTCTGTGGGATGTGCGAAGAAGCATGCCCTAAAGGTGCGATCTACTTGGATGGTCCTGCGGAGATGGCCGCCGATAATAGAGAGGACCTAATCTTAACTAAAGAAAGAATGATGCAAAAAGTCGGAGGACCGATCTTAGGAGAAAGGCTCTAA
- a CDS encoding HD domain-containing phosphohydrolase: protein MTQFQSGPIDPLRLERFEFNAEVIRQFKEAQSIPVDFYNKNGQILIHRKDNASEADINKLQKFELQGIYYLLSERHKVGIQVEQPDSVNGKKVSYIKLVNPDLTLQMARQASDLLKELRDYPLNGNHVKNVAKAIDVILDDFANSQDVELGLVNVIEVMKSAGVETDSEVLTKRTVISMAMKLRSLKAISVKDTENSKAQQLNLMMAAYMVDIGKVRMKLPEHGNLSTEEFEYVKNHPIVSYLMIGNLASISSPVKTAVLNSHRPYRGEGLNNNYPSTAFLEKRLGEYYEKYKNDPSRSILVEDMQKQLYLLQSNSYSEDDPAIISIAGEFASLSSAQNWRPAYAPITAMKLILNNSFFSYNERVVKEFFDFMALSLCENKSVLNEGDYVIVVSTDSQHKIHFETCVIKEINKNQTRPLLERVGTIRPVFSNKGKIKIVGYDRKTFRPDARKAVFNLANAVDPRRVIYAIDPELDPPLFDLIDKSYRKTAPKSVA from the coding sequence ATGACTCAATTTCAAAGCGGTCCGATCGATCCCCTCAGACTTGAAAGATTTGAGTTCAATGCAGAAGTAATCAGACAATTTAAAGAAGCTCAATCCATACCCGTAGATTTTTACAATAAGAACGGGCAGATCTTAATCCATCGCAAAGACAATGCGAGCGAAGCAGATATTAATAAACTCCAAAAGTTCGAACTACAGGGAATTTATTACCTTCTATCCGAAAGACATAAGGTTGGAATCCAAGTAGAACAACCCGATTCCGTAAACGGCAAAAAAGTTTCTTATATCAAATTAGTGAATCCTGATCTCACCTTGCAGATGGCAAGGCAGGCTTCCGATCTTCTCAAAGAACTGAGAGATTATCCATTAAACGGAAATCATGTGAAGAATGTCGCAAAGGCAATTGATGTAATCCTGGACGATTTTGCGAATAGCCAAGATGTCGAACTAGGCTTAGTCAACGTAATCGAAGTAATGAAATCCGCCGGAGTGGAGACAGACTCCGAAGTTTTGACGAAAAGAACAGTCATCTCCATGGCAATGAAGTTACGGAGTTTAAAAGCGATCTCAGTTAAAGACACTGAAAATTCTAAGGCACAACAATTAAATCTGATGATGGCGGCTTATATGGTAGATATAGGCAAAGTCAGAATGAAACTTCCGGAACATGGGAACTTAAGCACGGAAGAATTCGAATACGTGAAAAATCATCCTATCGTAAGCTACTTGATGATTGGGAACTTGGCTTCTATTTCAAGTCCAGTTAAAACTGCAGTATTAAACAGCCATAGACCGTACAGAGGAGAAGGATTGAATAATAACTATCCTTCTACCGCTTTCCTAGAGAAACGACTGGGAGAATATTACGAAAAATATAAGAACGATCCTTCCAGAAGTATACTCGTGGAAGATATGCAGAAACAATTATATCTTTTACAAAGCAATTCTTATAGCGAAGACGATCCAGCAATTATTTCTATCGCGGGAGAGTTTGCTTCATTAAGTAGTGCTCAAAATTGGAGACCAGCATATGCTCCTATCACCGCTATGAAGTTGATCCTGAATAACAGCTTTTTCTCATATAATGAAAGAGTAGTTAAGGAATTTTTCGATTTTATGGCTCTGAGTTTATGCGAGAACAAAAGTGTTCTAAACGAAGGGGACTATGTGATCGTGGTTTCCACAGATTCTCAGCATAAGATCCATTTCGAGACCTGCGTAATCAAAGAAATTAATAAAAATCAAACTCGTCCTCTTCTGGAAAGAGTCGGGACAATTAGGCCTGTCTTCTCGAATAAGGGGAAAATCAAGATCGTAGGTTACGATCGTAAAACTTTCCGACCGGACGCAAGAAAAGCAGTCTTCAATCTTGCAAATGCTGTGGACCCAAGAAGGGTGATTTATGCGATTGATCCGGAATTGGATCCGCCTTTGTTCGATCTGATAGATAAAAGTTATCGCAAAACAGCTCCGAAATCTGTCGCGTAA